The Oscillospiraceae bacterium genome contains a region encoding:
- a CDS encoding ATP-binding protein, whose amino-acid sequence MENDKKSVDFFLGAVGPGGFRGYFEQLGAEPGIQLYLIKSGPGCGKSTMMRRIAQKAGDPVERIHCSSDPDSLDGVILPRPFAAVLDATAPHTLDPAYPGAAEEVVSLYHTMDTKRLKANRAEIIALFRRCKCLQGRAARYISSAAELLADSRRTAAGAADMEKARAYANRLALRYLPRRGGEGRESIRLLSAVTPQGHKVFRDTIPALADTLVVFHDEYGACSSLLMETLRRLGLERGYHVVTCPCPLSEGKIDHLFLPELRLAFLTSNSWHPMEFPDQKNIHCTRFEAKDRLRCRKKRLRFNRRAAADLLAQASAMQCEAKASHDELEAFYGAAVDFSAVDAAAAALNAKLGL is encoded by the coding sequence ATGGAAAACGACAAAAAAAGTGTGGATTTCTTTTTAGGCGCGGTCGGCCCCGGGGGCTTCCGTGGCTATTTTGAGCAGCTCGGCGCAGAACCGGGCATTCAGCTGTATCTCATCAAAAGCGGGCCCGGCTGCGGCAAAAGCACCATGATGCGCCGCATCGCACAAAAAGCGGGCGACCCTGTGGAGCGCATCCATTGTTCCTCCGATCCCGACAGCCTCGACGGCGTGATCCTGCCCCGGCCCTTTGCCGCTGTGCTGGACGCCACCGCCCCCCATACGCTGGACCCGGCCTACCCCGGCGCGGCCGAAGAGGTGGTAAGCCTGTACCATACCATGGACACAAAGCGGCTCAAGGCAAACCGGGCCGAGATCATTGCCCTGTTCCGGCGCTGCAAGTGCCTGCAGGGCCGCGCGGCCCGCTATATTTCCAGTGCCGCCGAGCTTCTGGCCGACAGCCGCCGCACCGCCGCCGGCGCTGCGGATATGGAAAAGGCCCGCGCCTATGCAAACCGCCTGGCGCTGCGCTACCTGCCCCGGCGCGGGGGCGAAGGGCGTGAAAGCATACGCCTGCTCAGCGCCGTGACCCCCCAGGGCCACAAGGTGTTCCGCGATACCATTCCTGCCCTGGCCGACACCTTGGTGGTCTTTCACGATGAATATGGGGCCTGCAGCAGCCTTCTGATGGAAACGCTCCGCCGCCTGGGGTTAGAGCGCGGCTACCACGTCGTCACCTGCCCTTGCCCGCTTTCCGAGGGCAAGATCGACCATCTGTTCCTGCCCGAGCTCCGGCTGGCGTTCCTCACCAGCAACAGCTGGCATCCCATGGAGTTTCCGGACCAAAAGAATATTCATTGCACCCGGTTCGAGGCCAAAGACCGGCTTCGCTGCCGCAAAAAGCGCCTTCGTTTCAACCGGCGCGCCGCGGCCGACCTGCTGGCCCAGGCCAGCGCTATGCAGTGCGAGGCCAAAGCCAGCCACGACGAACTGGAGGCGTTTTACGGCGCCGCAGTCGACTTCTCCGCGGTGGACGCCGCGGCAGCGGCGCTGAACGCCAAGCTGGGGCTGTAA